The following are encoded together in the Gordonia insulae genome:
- a CDS encoding NAD(P)/FAD-dependent oxidoreductase: MTATPNRVVIVGAGQAGFETATSLRSRGFEGAITVFGDEPDVPYQRPPLSKAFLKGEPDPDSVWLRPLDYFTSHRIDLRCGSPVVAIDRDAQQVALLSDDTIGYDHLVLATGTRNRELPVPGAGLQGVQYLRTLSEAHELASTLTSCKSVVVVGGGFIGLEVAAAASRHGASVTVVEALDRPMARAVSETISSFFVDEHAKRGVQWRLGVGVTEIEERDGRAAAVRTSDGETIPADIVVVGIGVLPNTELASDAGLAVDNGIVVDRHLQTEDERISAIGDCASYPNTAGTGRLRLESIQNAVDHARCVANRLVGNDRPYASVPWFWTEQYSSKLQMAGLVTGHDNTVVRGSISDGEFSVFCFAGDQLLGVESVNRTRDHMAARKLLAANATPTREQVTDLDFDLKSLARAS; this comes from the coding sequence ATGACCGCCACACCGAACCGGGTCGTCATCGTCGGTGCGGGGCAAGCCGGATTCGAAACCGCGACGTCATTGAGAAGTCGAGGATTCGAAGGCGCCATCACCGTGTTCGGCGACGAACCCGATGTACCGTATCAACGCCCACCCCTGTCGAAGGCCTTCCTCAAAGGCGAACCCGACCCGGATTCGGTGTGGCTTCGTCCGCTCGACTACTTCACGTCCCACCGTATCGATCTGCGGTGTGGAAGCCCGGTGGTCGCCATCGATCGAGATGCCCAGCAGGTCGCTCTGCTCAGCGACGACACCATCGGCTACGACCACCTGGTGCTGGCCACCGGGACACGGAATCGAGAACTGCCCGTACCCGGAGCCGGCCTACAAGGTGTCCAGTACCTGCGCACGCTCAGCGAGGCTCATGAACTCGCCTCCACCCTGACCTCGTGCAAATCGGTCGTCGTCGTCGGCGGCGGATTCATCGGGCTCGAGGTGGCCGCGGCCGCCTCACGCCATGGCGCCAGTGTCACTGTGGTCGAGGCGCTGGATCGCCCCATGGCGCGTGCCGTCAGTGAGACGATCTCGTCGTTCTTCGTCGACGAGCACGCCAAGCGCGGAGTCCAGTGGCGGCTGGGTGTCGGAGTGACCGAGATAGAAGAGCGGGACGGTCGAGCCGCGGCGGTGCGAACCAGCGACGGGGAGACCATTCCCGCCGACATCGTCGTCGTCGGAATCGGTGTTCTGCCGAACACCGAACTGGCGAGCGATGCGGGCCTGGCGGTGGACAACGGCATCGTCGTCGATCGCCATCTACAGACCGAGGACGAGCGCATCTCCGCGATCGGCGACTGCGCAAGCTATCCCAACACCGCAGGTACCGGACGGCTTCGGCTGGAGTCGATCCAGAACGCAGTCGACCACGCGCGCTGCGTCGCCAATCGACTGGTCGGGAACGACCGCCCCTACGCCAGCGTCCCGTGGTTCTGGACCGAGCAGTACTCGAGCAAACTGCAGATGGCCGGCTTGGTCACCGGCCACGACAACACCGTGGTGCGCGGATCGATCTCTGACGGCGAGTTCTCAGTCTTCTGCTTTGCAGGCGACCAACTACTCGGAGTCGAATCGGTCAATCGCACGCGCGATCACATGGCTGCACGAAAGTTGTTGGCAGCCAACGCAACACCGACGAGAGAACAGGTCACGGATCTCGACTTCGATCTCAAGTCCCTGGCCCGCGCATCCTAG